In one window of Pseudomonas chlororaphis subsp. chlororaphis DNA:
- a CDS encoding DUF2388 domain-containing protein → MRFFRSLLTVPSLIVLCWTGSAAAFDLSTQGLVITGYATSKVTSAPFDNKRVLAAQDDAAAFIATDGHLRGARLESALKYLRKTQPQLHVGDLELAQAILVQ, encoded by the coding sequence ATGCGTTTTTTCAGATCCTTGCTTACCGTCCCTTCGTTGATTGTCCTGTGTTGGACTGGCTCGGCCGCTGCTTTCGACCTGAGCACGCAAGGCCTGGTCATCACGGGCTACGCCACCAGCAAAGTGACCTCCGCGCCTTTCGACAACAAACGCGTACTGGCGGCCCAGGATGATGCCGCGGCGTTCATTGCCACTGACGGCCACCTGCGCGGAGCCCGGCTGGAATCAGCCCTGAAATACCTGCGTAAAACCCAGCCACAACTTCATGTCGGCGACCTTGAACTGGCGCAGGCAATTCTCGTCCAATAA
- a CDS encoding Na/Pi cotransporter family protein: MLTLLNLLSAVALLIWGTHIVRTGILRVYGSNLRHLIGQNMAKRPLAFIAGILVTAMVQSSNATAMLVTSFVGQGLMALTPALATMLGADVGTALMARVLTFDLSWLSPLLIFLGVIFFLSRKQTRAGQLGRVGIGLGLIILALQLIVEAAAPITHAQGVKVLFASLTGDILLDALMGALFAMISYSSLAAVLLTATLAGAGVISLPVAIGLVIGANIGSGVLAFLSTNMQNAAGRQVALGSLLYKLIGLVLIIPVLDPLAHWMDSLDFSPQEVVIGFHLLYNTLRCLVLLPTVGPMAKVCTWLLPERPETNGRAKPRHLDPTALATPSLALANAARETLRIGDLVETMLEAVRDVLHGKQTAITQEMRNLNDDVEVLYNAIKLYLAQMPREDLGEQDSRRWAEIIELAINLKLASDLIERMLRKVQQQKTAQRRSFSEVGLEELAGLHEQLIANLRLGLSVFLSADPESARQLLREKRRFRAQERRLAHAHVSRLQRKIVQSIETSSLHLELIADMKRLNSLFCGSAYVVLGSSETGALAVDDMADITHSP; encoded by the coding sequence ATGCTCACCCTGCTCAATTTGCTGTCCGCCGTGGCCTTGCTGATCTGGGGCACGCATATCGTCCGCACCGGCATCCTGCGGGTCTATGGCTCGAACCTGCGCCACCTGATCGGCCAGAACATGGCCAAGCGTCCGTTGGCTTTCATCGCCGGGATCCTGGTCACCGCCATGGTCCAGAGCAGCAACGCCACGGCGATGCTGGTCACCTCGTTCGTCGGCCAGGGGCTGATGGCCCTGACACCCGCCCTGGCGACCATGCTCGGCGCCGACGTCGGCACCGCGCTGATGGCCCGGGTACTGACCTTCGACCTGTCCTGGCTGTCGCCGCTGCTGATCTTTCTCGGGGTGATCTTCTTCCTGTCGCGCAAACAGACCCGCGCCGGCCAGCTCGGGCGGGTAGGGATCGGCCTGGGGCTGATCATCCTGGCCCTGCAATTGATCGTCGAAGCCGCCGCGCCCATCACCCATGCCCAGGGCGTGAAAGTCCTGTTCGCCTCGCTGACCGGCGACATCCTGCTCGACGCCCTGATGGGCGCGCTGTTCGCCATGATTTCCTACTCCAGCCTCGCGGCCGTGCTGCTCACCGCGACCCTGGCCGGCGCCGGCGTGATCAGCCTGCCGGTGGCCATCGGCCTGGTGATCGGCGCCAACATCGGCAGCGGGGTGCTGGCTTTCCTCAGCACCAACATGCAGAACGCCGCCGGCCGCCAGGTGGCGCTGGGCAGCCTGCTGTACAAGCTGATCGGCCTGGTGCTGATCATTCCGGTGCTCGACCCGCTCGCCCACTGGATGGACAGCCTGGACTTCAGCCCGCAAGAAGTGGTGATTGGTTTCCACTTGCTCTACAACACCCTGCGTTGCCTGGTACTGCTGCCGACGGTCGGGCCGATGGCCAAGGTCTGCACCTGGTTGCTGCCGGAACGCCCGGAAACCAATGGCCGGGCCAAGCCTCGCCACCTCGATCCGACCGCCCTGGCCACCCCCAGCCTGGCCCTGGCCAACGCGGCGCGGGAAACCCTGCGCATCGGCGACCTGGTCGAAACCATGCTCGAAGCCGTGCGCGATGTGCTGCACGGCAAGCAGACCGCGATCACCCAGGAAATGCGCAACCTCAACGACGATGTCGAAGTGCTCTATAACGCGATCAAACTCTACCTGGCGCAGATGCCCCGGGAAGACCTGGGCGAGCAGGACAGCCGGCGCTGGGCCGAGATCATCGAACTGGCGATCAACCTGAAACTGGCCAGCGACCTGATCGAACGCATGTTGCGCAAGGTCCAGCAGCAGAAGACCGCGCAGCGTCGCTCCTTTTCCGAAGTCGGCCTGGAAGAACTGGCCGGCCTGCATGAACAGCTGATCGCCAACCTGCGCCTGGGGCTCTCGGTGTTTCTCAGCGCCGATCCGGAAAGCGCGCGCCAGCTGCTGCGGGAAAAACGCCGCTTTCGCGCTCAGGAACGTCGCCTGGCCCATGCCCATGTCAGCCGTCTGCAACGTAAAATCGTCCAGAGCATCGAGACCAGCTCGCTGCATCTGGAACTGATCGCCGATATGAAGCGCCTGAATTCGCTGTTCTGCGGCAGCGCCTATGTGGTGCTGGGTTCCTCCGAAACCGGCGCGCTCGCCGTGGACGATATGGCTGACATCACCCATTCACCCTGA
- a CDS encoding TerC family protein, producing MEWLTNPEIWVAFFTLTALEIVLGIDNIIMISILVSRMPKHMQARTRIFGLALAMITRILLLLSITWVMRLTADLFVVFGQGISGRDLILFFGGLFLLWKSSQEMYHALEGEDETAEEPSGKGGNFLYTIIQIAIIDIVFSLDSVITAVGMVSHVPVMVAAIIVAVLVMMLASGTISEFIDKHPSLKMLALSFLLVVGTVLIAEAFEVHVPKGYVYFAMAFSLAVEAINIKMRTAIAKKKKQQDPVKLRKDIPGQ from the coding sequence ATGGAATGGCTGACCAACCCGGAAATCTGGGTTGCCTTCTTTACCCTGACCGCCCTGGAAATCGTCCTGGGTATCGATAACATCATCATGATCTCGATCCTGGTCAGCCGCATGCCCAAGCACATGCAGGCACGGACCCGGATTTTCGGTCTGGCGCTGGCCATGATCACGCGGATCCTCCTGTTGCTGTCGATCACCTGGGTCATGCGCCTGACCGCCGACCTGTTCGTGGTCTTCGGCCAGGGTATTTCCGGGCGTGACCTGATCCTGTTCTTCGGTGGCCTGTTCCTGCTCTGGAAGAGCTCCCAGGAGATGTACCACGCCCTGGAAGGCGAGGACGAAACCGCGGAAGAGCCAAGCGGCAAGGGCGGCAACTTCCTCTACACCATCATCCAGATCGCAATCATCGACATCGTGTTCTCCCTGGACTCGGTGATCACTGCCGTCGGCATGGTCTCCCATGTACCGGTCATGGTCGCGGCGATCATCGTCGCGGTGCTGGTGATGATGCTGGCTTCGGGCACCATCAGCGAGTTCATCGACAAGCACCCGTCGCTGAAAATGCTGGCGCTGTCGTTCCTGCTGGTGGTCGGTACCGTACTGATCGCCGAGGCGTTCGAAGTGCACGTGCCAAAAGGCTACGTCTACTTCGCCATGGCCTTCTCGCTGGCGGTGGAGGCGATCAACATCAAGATGCGCACCGCCATCGCGAAAAAGAAAAAGCAGCAGGACCCGGTGAAACTGCGCAAGGACATCCCGGGTCAATAA
- a CDS encoding DUF2388 domain-containing protein, whose translation MRSPLIAATLGLLLLADVAQAQTLVATSNIIVRAFGRTIDFTSDTTTSIRDSKIVRAAHDDAASFVASDGDIRGAQLEAAFDTLRNRVPQARGASDQVLAEAILAL comes from the coding sequence ATGCGTAGCCCGCTGATTGCTGCCACCCTTGGCCTGTTGCTGTTGGCTGATGTGGCCCAGGCACAAACCCTGGTAGCCACCAGTAACATCATCGTTCGAGCCTTTGGTCGTACCATCGATTTCACCTCGGACACCACCACCTCCATCCGCGACTCGAAAATCGTACGTGCCGCCCATGACGACGCCGCCAGCTTCGTCGCCAGCGACGGCGATATTCGTGGCGCCCAACTGGAAGCCGCCTTCGATACCTTGCGTAACCGTGTGCCGCAAGCCCGCGGCGCCAGTGATCAGGTACTCGCCGAAGCCATCCTCGCACTGTGA
- a CDS encoding DUF2388 domain-containing protein yields MSRLRLLSAAALLALASNAHASSFIVTTDAVVGALKATSDATSDVTSSFRDNKIVRAARDDAASFVATEGAIRGVKLESAFDHIRQQLPQLSATDAQLAQAILTI; encoded by the coding sequence ATGTCCCGTCTTCGCCTGCTCAGCGCTGCTGCCTTGCTGGCCTTGGCCTCCAACGCCCACGCCTCCAGCTTTATCGTTACCACCGATGCGGTAGTTGGCGCACTCAAGGCCACTTCCGATGCGACTTCCGACGTCACATCCTCGTTCCGTGACAACAAAATCGTGCGCGCCGCTCGTGACGACGCCGCCAGTTTTGTCGCTACCGAAGGCGCCATTCGCGGTGTGAAGCTGGAAAGCGCGTTTGACCACATCCGCCAGCAGTTGCCACAACTGAGCGCTACTGACGCCCAACTCGCTCAGGCCATCCTGACGATCTGA
- a CDS encoding GFA family protein encodes MSLLHTGGCHCGQLRYQFSGPLCDIAHCHCSICRRVSGGLVTTWITLPRQAFQWLAGTPARYDSSPGCARYFCPNCGAHLALVTQLSPDSIDVTIATLDHPELAPAERHIWTDSRLPWLHLDEQLPGEAEETL; translated from the coding sequence ATGAGCCTGTTGCACACCGGCGGTTGCCACTGCGGCCAGCTGCGTTATCAGTTCAGCGGGCCATTGTGCGATATCGCCCATTGCCATTGTTCGATCTGCCGGCGGGTCAGCGGCGGCCTGGTGACTACCTGGATCACCCTGCCCCGCCAGGCTTTCCAGTGGCTGGCCGGGACGCCGGCCCGCTACGACTCTTCGCCCGGCTGTGCGCGGTATTTCTGCCCGAACTGCGGAGCGCATCTGGCGCTGGTCACCCAACTGAGCCCGGACAGCATCGATGTGACCATCGCCACCCTGGACCATCCGGAGCTGGCGCCGGCCGAGCGGCATATCTGGACCGACAGCCGCTTGCCCTGGTTGCACCTGGATGAGCAGTTGCCGGGAGAGGCCGAGGAGACGTTGTAA
- a CDS encoding CitMHS family transporter, with protein sequence MLTFLGFAMVITFMFLIMTKRLSALIALIIVPILFALFGGFAPKIGPMMLEGITKLAPTGVMLMFAILYFALMIDSGLFDPAVRKILKLVKGDPLKVSVGTAVLALVVSLDGDGATTYMICVAAMLPLYSRIGMSPRIMAGLIILAGGVMNMTPWGGPTARAASALHVDPSDIFVPMIPAMLAGVVAILAIAYMYGKRERARLGELHLQGDEIDHSEISVSQFPDARRPKLIWFNGALTFALMCALIAGLLPLPVLFMVAFSIAMIVNYPCLQQQKDRVAAHAGSVLAVVGLIFAAGIFTGILSGTGMVDAMSKSLLAVIPDALGPYLAVITALVSMPFTFFMSNDAFYYGVLPVLAEAASHYGITAVEMARASIVGQPVHLLSPLVPSTYLLVALAGIEFGDHQRFTLKWAVLVCLCIMFAALLMGIFPLFSTL encoded by the coding sequence ATGCTGACTTTCCTTGGCTTCGCCATGGTCATCACCTTCATGTTCCTGATCATGACCAAGCGCCTGTCCGCGCTGATCGCCCTGATCATCGTTCCTATCCTGTTCGCGCTGTTCGGCGGCTTCGCCCCGAAGATCGGCCCGATGATGCTCGAAGGCATCACCAAGCTGGCACCGACCGGCGTGATGCTGATGTTCGCCATCCTGTATTTCGCCTTGATGATCGACTCCGGCCTGTTCGACCCGGCCGTGCGCAAGATCCTCAAGCTGGTCAAGGGTGACCCGCTCAAAGTCTCGGTCGGTACCGCCGTGCTCGCGCTGGTGGTGTCCCTGGACGGCGACGGCGCCACCACCTACATGATCTGCGTGGCGGCCATGCTGCCGCTGTACAGCCGCATCGGCATGAGCCCGCGGATCATGGCCGGCCTGATCATCCTGGCCGGCGGCGTGATGAACATGACCCCCTGGGGTGGCCCGACCGCCCGTGCCGCCAGTGCGCTGCATGTCGACCCGTCGGACATCTTCGTGCCGATGATCCCGGCGATGCTGGCCGGCGTGGTGGCAATCCTGGCGATCGCCTACATGTACGGTAAGCGCGAACGTGCGCGCCTGGGCGAACTGCACCTGCAGGGCGACGAGATCGACCACAGCGAAATCAGCGTTTCGCAGTTTCCGGATGCTCGTCGTCCGAAGCTGATCTGGTTCAACGGCGCCCTGACCTTCGCCCTGATGTGCGCACTGATCGCCGGCCTGTTGCCGCTGCCTGTGCTGTTCATGGTGGCCTTCAGTATCGCGATGATCGTCAACTACCCGTGCCTGCAACAGCAGAAGGATCGCGTCGCGGCCCATGCCGGCAGCGTGCTGGCGGTGGTCGGGCTGATCTTCGCCGCCGGTATCTTCACCGGCATCCTGTCCGGTACCGGCATGGTCGATGCCATGTCCAAGAGCCTGCTGGCGGTGATTCCGGATGCACTGGGCCCGTACCTGGCGGTGATCACCGCGCTGGTGAGCATGCCGTTCACCTTCTTCATGTCCAACGACGCCTTCTATTACGGTGTGTTGCCAGTCCTCGCCGAGGCCGCCAGTCACTACGGCATCACCGCGGTGGAAATGGCACGTGCCTCGATCGTCGGCCAACCCGTGCACTTGCTGAGCCCGCTGGTACCATCCACCTACCTGCTGGTAGCCCTGGCCGGTATCGAGTTCGGCGATCACCAGCGCTTCACCCTCAAGTGGGCAGTGCTGGTTTGCCTGTGCATAATGTTCGCCGCCTTGCTGATGGGGATTTTTCCGCTGTTCAGCACTCTATAA
- a CDS encoding NAD(P)(+) transhydrogenase (Re/Si-specific) subunit beta codes for MSMNLVTTLYLIASICFIQALKGLSHPTSSRRGNLFGMLGMALAIVTTVGLVFKLGAELATVGIGYVIVGLLIGGTAGSIMAKRVEMTKMPELVAFMHSMIGLAAVFIAIAAVVEPQSLGIVKQLGDAIPAGNRLELFLGAAIGAITFSGSVIAFGKLSGKYKFRLFQGAPVQFGGQHKLNLVLGLATLGLGVTFMLTGNLGAFALMLVLAFVLGVLIIIPIGGADMPVVVSMLNSYSGWAAAGIGFSLNNSMLIIAGSLVGSSGAILSYIMCKAMNRSFFNVLLGGFGNTADAGGPAGAQEARPVKSGSADDATFLLTNADTVIIVPGYGLAVARAQHALKELTEKLVHRGVTVKYAIHPVAGRMPGHMNVLLAEAEVPYDQVFEMEDINSEFGQADVVLVLGANDVVNPAAKNDPKSPIAGMPILEAFKAKTVIVNKRSMASGYAGLDNELFYLDKTMMVFGDAKKVIEDMVKAVE; via the coding sequence ATGAGCATGAATCTGGTAACGACGCTCTACCTGATCGCGTCGATCTGCTTTATCCAGGCCCTCAAAGGCCTGTCGCACCCGACCTCCTCGCGTCGCGGCAACCTGTTCGGCATGCTCGGCATGGCCCTGGCGATCGTCACCACCGTCGGCCTGGTATTCAAGCTCGGCGCGGAGCTGGCGACCGTTGGCATCGGCTACGTGATCGTCGGCCTGCTGATCGGCGGCACCGCCGGTTCGATCATGGCCAAGCGCGTGGAAATGACCAAGATGCCGGAGCTGGTGGCCTTCATGCACAGCATGATCGGTCTGGCTGCGGTATTCATTGCCATCGCCGCCGTGGTCGAGCCGCAGTCCCTGGGCATCGTCAAGCAACTGGGTGATGCGATTCCGGCCGGTAACCGCCTGGAGCTGTTCCTCGGTGCGGCCATCGGTGCCATCACCTTCTCCGGTTCGGTGATCGCCTTCGGCAAGCTGTCGGGCAAGTACAAGTTCCGCCTGTTCCAGGGCGCACCGGTACAGTTCGGCGGCCAACACAAGCTGAACCTGGTTCTCGGCCTGGCGACCCTGGGCCTGGGCGTGACCTTCATGCTCACCGGCAACCTCGGCGCCTTCGCCCTGATGCTGGTCCTGGCCTTCGTGCTGGGCGTGCTGATCATCATCCCGATCGGCGGTGCCGACATGCCGGTGGTGGTGTCGATGCTCAACAGCTACTCGGGCTGGGCGGCGGCGGGGATCGGCTTCTCGCTGAACAACTCGATGCTGATCATCGCCGGCTCCCTGGTGGGTTCGTCTGGTGCGATCCTGTCGTACATCATGTGCAAGGCAATGAACCGTTCGTTCTTCAACGTACTGCTGGGCGGCTTCGGCAACACTGCCGACGCCGGCGGCCCGGCGGGCGCGCAAGAGGCCCGCCCGGTGAAGTCCGGCTCGGCCGACGACGCCACCTTCCTGCTGACCAACGCCGACACCGTGATCATCGTTCCGGGTTACGGCCTGGCAGTCGCCCGGGCACAGCACGCACTGAAGGAGCTGACCGAGAAACTGGTACACCGCGGCGTGACCGTGAAGTACGCGATCCACCCGGTAGCAGGGCGCATGCCCGGCCACATGAACGTGCTGCTGGCCGAGGCCGAAGTGCCGTACGACCAGGTGTTCGAGATGGAAGACATCAACTCCGAGTTCGGCCAGGCCGACGTGGTGCTGGTGCTCGGCGCCAACGACGTGGTCAACCCGGCGGCGAAGAACGATCCGAAATCGCCGATCGCCGGCATGCCGATTCTCGAAGCGTTCAAGGCCAAGACCGTCATCGTCAACAAGCGTTCGATGGCCAGCGGCTATGCCGGCCTGGACAACGAACTGTTCTACCTGGACAAGACCATGATGGTGTTCGGCGACGCCAAGAAAGTCATCGAAGACATGGTCAAAGCCGTCGAATAA
- a CDS encoding acetyl-CoA hydrolase/transferase family protein, whose product MYRDRIRLPSLLDKVMSAADAAALIQDGMTVGMSGFTRAGEAKAVPHALAERAKVTPLKISLMTGASLGNDLDKQLTEAGVLARRMPFQVDSTLRKAINAGEVMFIDQHLSETVEQLRNQQLKLPDIAVIEAVAITEQGHIVPTTSVGNSASFAIFAKHVIVEINLAHNPNLEGLHDIYIPTYRPTRTPIPLVKVDDRIGSTAIPIPAEKIVAIVITNQADSPSTVSTPDSETQGIANHLINFFKQEVDAGRMSNKLGPLQAGIGNIANAVMCGLIESPFEDLTMYSEVLQDSTFDLIDAGKLSFASGSSITLSSRRNADVFGNLERYKDKLVLRPQEISNHPEVVRRLGIIGINTALEFDIYGNVNSTHVCGTRMMNGIGGSGDFARNAHLAIFVTKSIAKGGAISSVVPMVSHVDHTEHDVDILVTEIGLADLRGLAPRERARVIIDNCVHPDYRQALNDYFTAACALGGHTPHVLRDALRWHMNLEETGRMLAV is encoded by the coding sequence ATGTACCGTGATCGTATCCGCTTGCCTTCGTTGTTGGATAAGGTGATGAGCGCCGCCGACGCCGCCGCTCTGATTCAGGACGGCATGACCGTCGGCATGAGCGGTTTCACCCGCGCCGGCGAAGCCAAGGCCGTGCCCCATGCGTTGGCCGAGCGCGCCAAGGTAACCCCACTGAAAATCAGCCTGATGACCGGCGCCAGCCTGGGCAATGACCTCGACAAGCAACTCACCGAGGCCGGTGTCCTGGCCCGACGCATGCCGTTCCAGGTCGACAGCACCCTGCGCAAGGCGATCAATGCCGGCGAGGTGATGTTCATCGACCAGCACCTGTCGGAAACCGTGGAACAGTTGCGCAACCAGCAACTCAAGCTGCCGGACATCGCCGTCATCGAAGCCGTGGCGATCACCGAGCAGGGCCATATCGTGCCGACCACCTCGGTGGGCAACTCCGCCAGTTTCGCAATCTTCGCCAAGCACGTGATCGTCGAGATCAACCTGGCGCACAACCCGAACCTGGAAGGCCTGCACGACATCTATATCCCGACCTACCGGCCGACCCGCACGCCCATCCCGCTGGTGAAGGTCGACGACCGTATCGGCAGCACCGCCATCCCGATCCCGGCGGAGAAGATCGTCGCGATCGTCATCACCAACCAGGCGGACTCGCCATCCACCGTCTCGACCCCTGACAGCGAAACCCAGGGCATCGCCAATCACCTGATCAACTTCTTCAAGCAGGAAGTGGACGCTGGCCGCATGAGCAACAAGCTCGGCCCGCTGCAGGCAGGCATCGGCAATATCGCCAACGCGGTGATGTGCGGCCTGATCGAGTCGCCGTTCGAAGATCTGACCATGTACTCCGAAGTGCTGCAGGACTCGACTTTCGACCTGATCGACGCCGGCAAGCTGAGCTTCGCCTCAGGCAGCTCGATCACCCTGTCGAGCCGCCGCAACGCCGATGTGTTCGGCAACCTGGAGCGCTACAAGGACAAGCTGGTACTGCGCCCGCAGGAGATCTCCAACCACCCGGAAGTGGTGCGTCGCCTGGGCATCATCGGCATCAACACCGCCCTGGAGTTCGACATCTACGGCAACGTCAACTCCACCCACGTCTGCGGCACGCGGATGATGAACGGCATCGGTGGTTCGGGTGACTTCGCGCGCAACGCGCACCTGGCGATCTTCGTCACCAAGTCCATTGCCAAAGGCGGGGCGATTTCCAGCGTGGTACCGATGGTCAGTCACGTCGACCACACCGAGCACGACGTCGACATCCTGGTGACCGAGATCGGCCTGGCCGACCTGCGTGGTCTGGCGCCACGGGAGCGGGCACGGGTAATCATCGACAACTGTGTACACCCGGACTATCGCCAGGCGCTGAATGACTACTTCACCGCCGCCTGCGCCCTGGGCGGTCACACACCACACGTCCTGCGCGATGCCCTGCGCTGGCACATGAACCTGGAAGAAACCGGGCGCATGCTCGCTGTGTGA
- a CDS encoding DUF1127 domain-containing protein, translating to MNHIPGRIAPLSFSHPQISVWKRLYRALCQMQQNARTRRVLAGLNDQQLSDVGISHSDRMAELDKPFWR from the coding sequence ATGAACCACATACCAGGACGTATCGCACCTCTCAGCTTTTCCCATCCTCAGATAAGCGTGTGGAAACGCTTGTACCGCGCCTTGTGCCAGATGCAGCAGAACGCCCGAACACGTCGGGTGCTGGCGGGGCTCAACGATCAGCAATTATCCGATGTAGGTATCAGCCACAGCGATCGCATGGCCGAACTGGATAAGCCCTTCTGGCGCTAG
- a CDS encoding DUF7844 domain-containing protein, translating into MRPLAAWLLGAALLLLGNSAQAGLQLRLKTEGLSPEQQHASQALLDEAMQALPPRFIEQLDRRIDVGWTDDMPHNAYGQASLVDELDLNRKLLASLTDGSAATQKTHRPHGTVRREMLATVLHELTHIYDRSRLWSGAERTLIQRCSRQNSASGLIGLPDQCRGQTARRFTLSDDPRLLDLAGWPQYVGRRGEREQYNRQVARSPDIYETTNPKEFVAVNMEYFLLDPSYACRRPALYRYYQEHFGWAPKAKDTCAQSFAFLNAGNDFAKQPLGKVDPERVYAVDYLLAEANQNWVSRWGHSMLRLVICAPGRPRGPDCRLDLEQHLVLSYRAFVGDVQLSSWDGLVGKYPSRLFILPLAQVIDEYTKTELRSLASVPLNLSRNEIEEVVERAAEMHWSYDGNYYFLSNNCAVESLKLLRSGSNNAQLTGLDSIMPNGLLEVLKGRGLADTSVLDDPREALRLGYRFDSFRDRYQAMFEVLKKHLPIKQNSVEDWLSLSAAQRRQWFDQADLRTSAALLLLEQASFRRQLLLAQDEVKQRYLGARELQNGGMDKANKTLQEILANSGFLSRPAELLGSSGYGLPQPSEWQRLEAESSLRQRQLQALTGDLDKEVRALLEPSRAAEIAANEANLKQVGEHLRTLHKAAGGLELP; encoded by the coding sequence GTGAGGCCGCTCGCCGCCTGGCTGCTGGGCGCAGCGCTGTTACTCTTGGGCAACAGCGCTCAGGCCGGCCTGCAACTGCGGCTCAAGACCGAAGGCTTGAGCCCGGAGCAGCAGCACGCCAGCCAGGCGCTGCTGGATGAAGCAATGCAAGCGCTGCCGCCGCGCTTCATCGAACAACTGGACCGTCGCATCGATGTCGGCTGGACCGACGACATGCCTCACAACGCCTACGGCCAGGCATCGTTGGTCGACGAACTCGACCTGAATCGCAAACTGCTGGCCAGCCTCACCGACGGCAGCGCGGCCACCCAGAAAACCCATCGTCCCCATGGCACCGTGCGCCGGGAAATGCTCGCCACCGTGCTGCATGAACTCACCCATATTTATGACCGTTCGCGCCTGTGGTCGGGTGCCGAACGCACGCTGATCCAGCGCTGCAGTCGCCAGAACAGCGCCTCGGGCCTGATCGGGCTGCCGGACCAGTGCCGCGGCCAGACCGCGCGCCGCTTCACCCTCAGCGACGACCCGCGCCTGCTCGACCTCGCCGGCTGGCCGCAATACGTCGGCCGCCGCGGCGAACGCGAGCAGTACAACCGCCAGGTCGCTCGCAGCCCGGATATCTACGAAACGACCAACCCCAAAGAGTTCGTCGCGGTGAACATGGAGTACTTCCTCCTGGACCCGAGCTACGCCTGCCGCCGACCGGCACTGTACCGTTATTACCAGGAACACTTCGGCTGGGCGCCGAAGGCCAAGGACACCTGCGCCCAGTCCTTCGCCTTCCTCAACGCCGGCAACGACTTCGCCAAGCAGCCGCTAGGCAAGGTCGACCCGGAGCGGGTCTATGCCGTGGATTACCTGCTGGCCGAAGCCAACCAGAACTGGGTCAGCCGCTGGGGGCACAGCATGTTGCGCCTGGTGATCTGCGCACCTGGCCGGCCGCGCGGGCCGGATTGCCGACTGGACCTCGAGCAGCACCTGGTGCTGTCCTACCGCGCCTTTGTCGGTGACGTGCAGCTGTCGAGCTGGGACGGCCTGGTCGGCAAATACCCGTCCCGCCTGTTTATCCTGCCATTGGCCCAGGTCATCGATGAATACACCAAGACCGAGCTGCGCAGCCTGGCTTCGGTGCCGCTGAACCTGTCGCGCAACGAGATCGAAGAAGTGGTCGAGCGTGCCGCCGAGATGCACTGGAGCTACGACGGCAACTATTACTTCCTGTCCAACAACTGCGCCGTGGAAAGCCTGAAGCTGCTGCGCAGCGGCAGCAACAATGCCCAGCTCACCGGGCTCGACAGCATCATGCCCAACGGCCTGCTGGAAGTGCTCAAGGGCCGCGGCCTGGCCGATACCAGCGTATTGGACGATCCTCGCGAAGCCTTGCGCCTGGGGTATCGCTTCGACTCCTTCCGCGACCGCTACCAGGCGATGTTCGAGGTGTTGAAAAAGCACCTGCCGATCAAACAGAACAGCGTGGAAGACTGGCTGTCCCTGAGTGCCGCGCAGCGTCGCCAGTGGTTCGACCAGGCGGACCTGCGCACCAGCGCCGCCTTGCTGCTGCTCGAACAGGCGAGCTTCCGGCGCCAGCTGCTGCTGGCCCAGGATGAGGTCAAGCAGCGTTATCTGGGGGCTCGCGAGCTGCAGAACGGCGGCATGGACAAGGCCAACAAGACCCTGCAGGAAATCCTCGCCAACAGTGGCTTCCTCAGTCGCCCGGCCGAATTGCTCGGTAGCAGCGGTTATGGCTTGCCGCAGCCGAGCGAATGGCAACGCCTGGAAGCGGAAAGCAGCCTGCGCCAGAGACAGCTGCAAGCCCTGACCGGCGATCTGGACAAGGAAGTGCGCGCGTTGCTGGAGCCGAGCCGCGCTGCCGAAATCGCCGCCAACGAGGCCAACCTGAAACAGGTCGGCGAACATCTGCGGACCCTGCACAAGGCCGCGGGCGGGCTGGAACTGCCCTGA
- a CDS encoding DUF1127 domain-containing protein: MERTLSSELFFEDKAAKTQASMPLRVLANLMLWQRRISSRHQLARLDSRLLADAGISEAQRYEELSKPFWR; this comes from the coding sequence ATGGAACGTACACTCAGTTCCGAACTGTTCTTCGAAGACAAAGCTGCAAAAACCCAGGCTTCCATGCCTCTGCGCGTTCTCGCCAACCTGATGCTGTGGCAGCGCCGCATCTCCAGCCGCCACCAACTGGCTCGCCTGGATTCGCGTCTGCTGGCTGACGCAGGTATCAGCGAAGCTCAACGCTACGAAGAGCTGAGCAAGCCGTTCTGGCGCTAA